TGGCAGTAATCGACGAAGTACATGAAGTCTTCAGGAGTGCCATGTCGGCTGGTGACGCCAAAATAGCCGACCGTTTGATATCCCCAACTCCCCGAGTACGGATGCTCGCTAATGGGGAGGAGCTCGATGTGCGTGTAACCCATCTCGCGACAATAATCGACCAACTGATGAGCCAGGTCGCGATACGACAGCCATCCGTGTTGGCGCGATGGATCGCGTCGCCAGCTCCCTAGGTGGACTTCGTAGCAACTGAAGGGCTTCTCGAGCGGATTAGCCGCGGCCCGGCGCGCCATCCAGTCAGCGTCTTTCCACTGGTGCTGCGTCAGGTCGGTGACGATCGACGCGGTGCGCGGCGGCAACTCGGCGGCAAAACCAAATGGGTCGGACTTATCGACGACCTCGCCCCACTTGGTTTTCACGCGATACTTGTACTTTTCGCCGGCCTTGAGGGCGGGGACGAATAGTTCCCACACGCCACTCCCTTCGCGGCGACGCATCAAGTGCCGACGAGCATCCCATTGGTTAAAATCGCCGACGACCGAAATGCTTTGCGCGTTTGGAGCCCAAACTGCAAAGTTGACCCCCTTCACGCCATTCACATCGCGCAATTGAGCGCCGAGTTTTTCGTAAGCTTTGAGTAAGCGTCCTTCGCCGAACAAATGCAGGTCAAACGGAGAAAGCATTGGTTCGAACGAATACGGATCATGCTGCGTTTTCATCTCGCCCCCTTCAGTGGCAAACTTAAGCTGATATTGTGGCCGCTCCGAGCCCGAGGGCAACGGGCAGAACGCTTCAAACAGGCCGGCAGGATGAATTTTGCGCATGGGGCGCGAGACGCGATGCGACTCGTCGACCACCCAGGCTTGATGCGATTCGGGCGAAAATGCCCGCACTGCAACGTGCGAACGGCCCTCATGTTGCACTAAGGCAGGCCCGAGCACACGATCGGGATCGTGCAAATTGCCTTCCAACAGAGAGTTCATATTTTGCAAAGAAACAGTCGTACGCACGCTCGGCTCCTTCGAGAGATCGATATCCTGAATGGTGTAAATCGTGGGCTCGCTCGTTGCTGGGGACTAATTGGGGCTTCGTTCGGCCTTCTGTGCGAGCCATAACGAGGGTGGACCTTCGGCTGCAAGTGGCGACTTTGGCGGTCCGAAATGCGGACCCAGTGGACGCTTTTGGTTAACGGCCAAACAACTGCTGGACGCTACTCCACGTTCGCTCAATCAGCGAACCTGCCACGGCCGGCTGCCGGGCTCGAGTGCGCCGCGGCGTCAGCTTGGCAGGTGTGGAGTCGTCCGCCGCATCTGTCGTCGGCGTACCAGGGTCAAATCGCAGCTGCCGTTCGCGCAGTTGGCGCGTCGTGCTGCGGGCCTGTCCGGGAGAAGAGGACGGCTGAGGCATGTTCAAATCATCGCTTCCTCCGCTCGTCGCGAGCCGGCATTTCACTTGATGAATACTCATTGCTTGATCGACTCGTCGCCACAAGTCGCTGTTCTTGACTGGCGTCAAACTGCCGAAGCGTTCCCACTGCCAATCGTTTTCGCGCCACTGCACCAGCCCTTCGGTAAGGCCTCGGCTGACCGCGCGGCTATGCGTGACCAGGGTGACCTGCGAAGGCTGATCGAGCGCTTCCAAACCGCGGACAATTGCCAGCAGTTCCAAACGCTCGCGCGAATCCCCGTCTTCTTCGTCCTCGGCATCGAGCACGGTTTTGCCGTCATCCGACTGAATGACGAACCGCCATCGACCGCCGATTTCGGCTTCACTTGGTGTGGAAGCCCCAGCGCCAACCAGCATGTTGCCGGTGGCCTGGGCGAACAACAAAAAGTGCGGAGCGGAGACGCTCATGGGTACATGCGCCGGGGTGAGAGGTCTGGTGCCGGTCAGGAATCACCAATGTGCGTGCATCCTGCCAACGTCCAGAGGCTGTCCCGCGCCTCCGCCGAGCCACTGCGTAAACAGCGGCTCCGTGAAGAAATCTATCGTCACCTCTTATCCTAGCTCTCCAGATTATCCAGCCGGGAAAGTTTGCTTCGGCGGAAATAGGAGCTAGTGCGCAGCCCGGTTACGCGGATGGGAAGGAAGGGGCGAGCTCGCGGACAGATTCAATAACGCCACCACCCCTGCGGTGGTGGTTCATTGGCTTTTACGCTAGCAATTGAGGAGAGGGCAAACGACTCGCCACTTGTGCAAAAGCCGCTAAACCCCCGGGACAGGCCCGGGGGCGTGAGGAAACGAGGTCTACACCGCCGCCAGAATCTGCTCTCCCACGCTCCAGCGGGCGGGATTCGAAGGGTCGCGTTCGATGCGGCGATAGAGCGTATCGCGTTCGATCGGTTCGCGGCCAGCTTCGACAATCAGCCGGCGAATCTGCTCGGTGGTGAGCAGTTCGGGGGTGGTGGCTCCCGCATCGTGGTAGATCAACTCGTGACGAACGGTACCGTCCAAATCGTCGGCACCGTAAGCTAGCGCCGATTGGGCGGTGCCAATACCGAGCATGATCCAATAGGCCTTGATATGTGCGATGTTATCGAGCATCAGTCGGCTGACGGCGATCGTGCGCAAATCCATCAATGCCGAGGGCTTCTTGATGTGCGAAAGACCCGTGTTTTCTGGGTGAAAAGCGAGCGGAATGAAGGTCTGGAAGCCCCCCGTTTCGTCCTGCAATTCGCGCAGCCGAATCAGGTGATCGATCCGGTGAAAGGCGTTTTCGATATGTCCATACAGCATCGTGCAGTTGGTCTTCAGTCCCAGTTGATGTGCTGTGCGATGAATATCGAACCAGTTCCGCGCATCCGCCTTATGTTCGCAGATCTTGCTGCGAACTTCCGGATGGAAAATCTCCGCGCCACCACCGGGCATCGAGCCTAGCCCGGCTGCCATTTGCTCTTCGAGAATCGAGCGGATGCTGCGCTTAGTGAGGAACTCGAACCAGTTGATTTCGACCGCGGTCCAGGCCTTTAAATGCAGGTCTGGATAGGCGTTGTGCAATGTCTGCACCACGTGCAAATACCATTCGTACTTACGCTGGTGGTGCAGGCCGCCCACGATGTGCATTTCGGTGCAACCGTTGTCGATTGCTTCCTGCCCGCGAGCGAGAATTTGCTCGTCGCTCATGGCGTAGCCCTTGGCCTCGCGCAAGTCGGAGCGGAATGCGCAAAACGTGCAGCGATAGACGCAGATGTTTGTCGCGTTCAGGTGCGTATTGATGTTGTAATACGCGGCGTTGCCATTCTTCCGTTCGCGAACGATGTTGGCCAGTTGCCCCACCTCATGCAGTGGAGTGGCCGGATCGTACAGCACCAGCCCATCGTCGAGCGACAAGCGCTCTCCGGCCAGCACCTTGTCCTTGATTGCGTCGAACGCGGCAGACGTAAAACCAGCCATGAAAATTACTTGGGGAAGAAGTCTCGATGCCTCGAACGCGACTTCGCGTTCGTTTCTATCGCTCTAACCGCCGAGTGTATGGCTGAGATAACCGCTTGTCCATGCGGTGCGTCGGGAGTGGGCAGACGTGCTGCCAAGAAACGAAAAAACGCTTGGTTACAATGCGCTGCCTCAGTCCTGCCCCTTTGGCCGCATTGTAATCCAAGCGTCTAAAGGTGATATCGGCGCGGACGCTATCGTCCACTACGCCAAAATTACGACCTGCGCAAAGCCGCACCCCGCAAGCGGTTAGGTAACTACGTCGCTTCGGAGGACGATTTGACTACTTTAGATTGTGGTGGCCAGAAAGTGATCGCAGCGGGCTCGCAGTGGTTGTTTCGAGCCCGCTAATCTCGGGGGCACCCTCGCTACCCACCAGGCTTCTTCAGCGACAAGCTGTGCAGAATCAGCACGCTTCCTACGGACACCAGCGCCCAGCCCAGCCACTTCGGCGGATTCACACGGTGGTTCGCTCCAGAAGTTGCCGCCACCATCGCCGGCAAACTACCCGCGCTCGCCATTTGCGGTTGTCGCCAGGCTTGCACGCGCTCGGCAAGAAACTGCGTCGACCGCTCGTTCAAAACGAATGTTTCGACCGCGCGAAACTGAACGCCGAGCAAAAATACCAACAACCCGGCCATAAAATACTGGTTGCGATTGAACTCCATGATGCATTTCTCCGCGGGCTGCCCCAGGTCTTCGTGGGCCCATTCCGGAAGGACCGCTTCCGAATGGTGACAGGAGTAGCTAATCGACCTATCGAAATTCTCTGCTAGCAGACTGAAGTTCAGCTGGCAAAAGTCCGCATGTGCAAATGCCGGAAAGCTTGCGGCCACTCACCCAGCGAGCATTGAACTTTGCGATTCCGGTCGTAGGGCCTAAACTGCCCGCCGACTCGTCGGGTGCAGAACGGAACTGTACTTGGGCGGTCAGGGTTCACGGAGGAACACCGCGATGAAGTTGTTTTTTTCGGTAGGCGAACCGAGCGGCGATTTGCATGGGGCCAACCTCATTCGCCAACTGGAGCACAAGGCCGGCAAAGTCGAAACGCTCGGTCTTGGCGGCCCGCGCATGCGTGCCGCTGGTTGCCATTTGCTCCGCGATATGACCGATTTGGCAATCATGGGGCTCGTTCCGGCGCTGGCCAAACTGCCGCAGTTCCTCAAATTGCTGGCGCAGGTCGAACAATCGCTGAAAACCGAACGACCCGACGCAGTCGTGCTGATCGACTATCCGGGCTTTAATTGGCACGTCGCGAAGAAGGCCAAGGCGCTGGGCATTCCGGTCGTCTACTATGGGCTGCCGCAACTGTGGGCGTGGCTCTCGTGGCGAGTCGAGAAGGTTCGCAAGTACATCGATCACCCGCTGTGCAAACTACCATTTGAAGAAGCTTGGTTTCGCGCGCAAGGCTGCCCCAAAACGACTTACGTCGGCCACCCATACTTCGACGAATTGAAAACGCAAAAGCTGGACGAACAGTTCCTCGCGCAATTCAAGCAAGGTTCGCAGCGGCTGGTGACAATTCTGCCCGGCTCGCGCCGCAGCGAAGTGACCAAGAACTTCGCCTCGCAAGTGCGCGCTGCCGAACTCATTCATCGGGCGGTTCCCGATGTCCGCTTTGCCGTAGCCAGCTATAACCAGCAGCAGGCGGCCATGGCAATGAAGATTCTCGGCCAAACTCGCTTGCCGCTGACGATCATTCCCGGCAAGACTGCCGAGCTCATTCACGCGGCCACTTGTACGCTGGCGGTCTCCGGCTCCGTTTCGCTGGAGTTGCTTTATCACGCCAAGCCCACAGTGGTGCAATACACACTGCCGATGCTGACGTACTACGCGATGAAAGCGCTGGTTCGCGTCAACTACATGTCGCTCGTCAATTTACTCACGACCGACGAGTTGC
Above is a window of Anatilimnocola aggregata DNA encoding:
- the mqnE gene encoding aminofutalosine synthase MqnE produces the protein MAGFTSAAFDAIKDKVLAGERLSLDDGLVLYDPATPLHEVGQLANIVRERKNGNAAYYNINTHLNATNICVYRCTFCAFRSDLREAKGYAMSDEQILARGQEAIDNGCTEMHIVGGLHHQRKYEWYLHVVQTLHNAYPDLHLKAWTAVEINWFEFLTKRSIRSILEEQMAAGLGSMPGGGAEIFHPEVRSKICEHKADARNWFDIHRTAHQLGLKTNCTMLYGHIENAFHRIDHLIRLRELQDETGGFQTFIPLAFHPENTGLSHIKKPSALMDLRTIAVSRLMLDNIAHIKAYWIMLGIGTAQSALAYGADDLDGTVRHELIYHDAGATTPELLTTEQIRRLIVEAGREPIERDTLYRRIERDPSNPARWSVGEQILAAV
- a CDS encoding RNase H family protein; this encodes MSVSAPHFLLFAQATGNMLVGAGASTPSEAEIGGRWRFVIQSDDGKTVLDAEDEEDGDSRERLELLAIVRGLEALDQPSQVTLVTHSRAVSRGLTEGLVQWRENDWQWERFGSLTPVKNSDLWRRVDQAMSIHQVKCRLATSGGSDDLNMPQPSSSPGQARSTTRQLRERQLRFDPGTPTTDAADDSTPAKLTPRRTRARQPAVAGSLIERTWSSVQQLFGR
- the lpxB gene encoding lipid-A-disaccharide synthase, producing the protein MKLFFSVGEPSGDLHGANLIRQLEHKAGKVETLGLGGPRMRAAGCHLLRDMTDLAIMGLVPALAKLPQFLKLLAQVEQSLKTERPDAVVLIDYPGFNWHVAKKAKALGIPVVYYGLPQLWAWLSWRVEKVRKYIDHPLCKLPFEEAWFRAQGCPKTTYVGHPYFDELKTQKLDEQFLAQFKQGSQRLVTILPGSRRSEVTKNFASQVRAAELIHRAVPDVRFAVASYNQQQAAMAMKILGQTRLPLTIIPGKTAELIHAATCTLAVSGSVSLELLYHAKPTVVQYTLPMLTYYAMKALVRVNYMSLVNLLTTDELHPRNKLKYDRHSPQHAKALFPEYPDWRDRSADVASHAIEWLQDEPGRLALVRKLEDLRSTLAIGGASANAADYILNNVVKIQQTYTRAA